tgcctttaatacctatggcatgctctaatctctgtaataaaattttatggtcaacagtatcaaaagcagcactgagtctaacagaacaagcacagagatgagtccactgtccgaggccataagaagatcatttgtaaccttcactaatgctgtttctgtactatgatgaattctaaaatctgactgaaactcttcaaatagaccattcctctgcagatgatcagttagctgtttacaactaccctttcaagaatttttgagagaaaaaaggttggagattggcctataattagctaagatagctgggtcaagtgatggctttttaagtaatggtttaattactgccaccttaaaagcctgtggtacatagccaactaacaaagatagattgatcatatttagatcgaagcattaaatatggtagggcttccttgagcagcctggtaggaatggggtctaataaacatgttgatggtttggatgaagtaactaatgaaaataactcagacaggacaatcggagagaaagagtctaaccaaataccggcatcactgaaagcagccaaagataacgatacatctttgggatggttatgagtaattttttctctaatagttaaaattttgttagcaaagaaagtcatgaagtcattactagttaaagttaatggaatactcagctcaatagagctctgactctttgtcagcctggctacagtgctgaaaagaaacctgttgctcttattttcttcaattagtgatgagtagaaagatgtcctagctttacggagggctttttttatagagcaacagactctttttccaggctaagtgaagatcttctaaattagtgagacgccatttcctctccaactcacgggttatctgctttaagctgcgagtttttgagttataccacggagtcaggcacttctgatttaaagctctctttttcagaggagctacagcatccaaagttgtcttcaatgaggatgtaaaactattgacgagatactctatctcacttacagagtttaggtagctactctgcactgtgttggtatatggcattagagaacataaagaaggaatcatatccttaaacctagttacagtgctttctgaaagacttctagtgtaatgaaacttattccccactgcagggtagtccatcagagtaaatgtaaatgttattaagaaatgatcagaagggagttttcagggaatactgttaagtcttctatttccataccataagtcagaacaagatctaagatatgattaaagtggtgggtggactcatttacattttgagcaaagccatagagtctaataatagattaaatgcagtgttgaggctgtcattctcagcatctgtgtggatgttaaaatcgcccactataattatcttatctgagctaagcacgtcagacaaaaggtctgaaattcacagagaaactcacagtaacgaccaggtggacgatagataataacaaatacaactgttttttgggacttccaatttggatggacaagactaagagtcaagctttcaaatgaattaaagctctgtctgggttttgattaattaataagctggaatggaagattgctgctaatcctccgccccggcccgtgctacgagcgttctgacagttagtgtgactcgggggtgttgactcatttaaactaacatattcatcctgctgtaaccaggtttctgttaggcagaataaatcatatgttgatcaattattatatcatttaccaacagggacttagaagagagagacctaatgtttaatagaccacatttaactgttttagtctgtggtgcagttgaaggtgctatattattttttctttagaatttttatgcttaaatagatttttgctggttgttggtggtctgggagcaggcaccgtctctacggggatggggtaatgaggggatggcaggggagagaagctgcagagaggtgtgtaactacaactctgcttcctggtcccaaccctggatagtcacggtttggaggatttaagaaattggccagatttctagaaatgagagctgctccatccaaagtgggatggatgccgtctctcctaacaagaccaggttttccccagaagctttgccaattatctatgaagcccacctcattttttacaTATCATGAACATATCTCATTTTTACATCATGAACATATCTCTATGTTCATGATATATTTTTTTCAGATGGTAGTTTGCAGATTTgagtttacggatcaattacttcaggaaatcttgatcacaaaccctatctccataatttttttttttttttgggaggtgAGCGTCGAGGGGGttctcgcttctggtgtcaagcgcccaAAACAAAATCCACAGCATACATCTGTGGttatacagcactcagtttggaaaaatgtataAATGGAATTTTAGTgattctgtattattaaaataagtaataaaaGAGTAACTACAGTATAACATGTTGAAGGGTCATCAAACTCACAGCATTCATAAGCCATTTCCTCTTGATCATACGACAACTCTTAGTTTGTGTGCAGTCAATTttatgtcactacaccttataacaatgacactattgaaaatttaaacaatgaaaaagtcCCTTAAATTTAAAAAGAAGGCATTTTTTctgaactgagtgctgtagttatACAAGTGCGTTTGACACTACAGGACAAAATTCTACTTTTGCCCCAAACGAGTGACTTAGTTTACTGTATTCACACCGACCCCATAAACCCGTTGTACTgtgttaaattctttaaaaatgaaACACTGCAGCAGCTCTATGCAGATTTGGGTACAACAACCTCTAACCCTCACACACCTCTGGTAGTAGCTGAGCTCCTCCTGCACCAGAAACAAGTTGGTTTTGAGCTCGTTCCTCTCAAAGATGATGTCGCGCACCTCCTTCTTGGTGAAGCACGGCTGGTCAGCATCTTCTGTTCAGCATTGGGtttattccagggtgctggagaggagaattcgaccgatagtcgaacctcggattcaggaggagcatgtGGTTTTTCGTCgtgttgcggcacactggaccagctctacaccctccattggtGCTCGAGGGTataggagtttgcccaaccagtccacatgtgctttgtggatctggagaaggcgtttgaccgtgtccctcgaggcaccccgtggggggtgctccggagtacggggtccggggtcctttgctaagggctatccggtgcctgtacaaccgcagcaggagcttggttcgcattgccagtagtaagtcaaacctgtttccagtgcacgttggcctccgccagggctgccctttgtcacggttctgttcattatttttatggacagaatttctaggcgcgccAGGGTgagagggtctggtttgggaaccacaggatctcatctctgctgtttgcggatgatgtggtcctgttggcttcgtcaaaccaggaccttcagcgtgcaccggggcggtttgcagctgagtgtgaagcgtccgggataaagatcagcacctccaaatccgaggccatggttctcgaccggaaaaaggtaccttgccctcttcaggttggtggggtgtcttgcctcaggtggaggagtttaagtatctcagggtcttgttcacgagtgagggacggatggagcgtgagattgatagacggattggtgcagcgtctgcatgatgcggtcactgtatcggaccatcatggtgaagaagagctgagtaggggggcaaagctctcgatttaccgattgatctacgttccgaccttcACCtatgtcatgagatttggctcatgaccgaaagaacaagtgagtacaagcggccaagatgagtttcctgcgCAGGGTGGCTTGGCGCTCCCTTAGAGTAGAGGagcagctctgtcactcgggaggagctcggagtcgggccgctgctcctccacgtcgaaaggagtcagctgaggtggctcgggcatctttttcagatgccccctggacgcctcactggagaggtgttccaggcatgtcccatcgggaggaggccccggggaagacccagatcacgctggagggactacgtctctcagctggcttgggaatgctcggggttccccggaggagctggggggtgggtgtgtggatcgggaggtctgggcagctttgcttgagctgctgcccccgcgacccgacctaggataagcagaagaaatggatggatggagctttcccttaccactgtcacctgtgcttgctctaggagttggtaaggtgagaccttacttgtgtgaagcaccttgaggcagctttgttgtgatttggagctagaTAAACTATGCTGaactaaattaaattgaattgaatgctGAAACTGTGCACAACTGCAACACAACATGCACAACTGTGTTGTGCATGTTGCACAACGCACTGTAACCCTAACCCTGATATGCTCTACTGTAGGTCTTCCCTGCTGCTACACCTAGCATATGTAGCATAGCAATTTCTCGAACAGCAGTCTGTCATGGCGTCTTGTCATCATGTTGTAACCCATGTGGGTCAAAATCCTGAGTCATTTCCAGAAGAGTTTTGATCATATTTCCAATTTAAGATTGTGAATTGTTTATTTGAATACTAAGGAACAACATTATAGTGGCACAAAAAGACGTCCACTTCAAGATTTAAATGGAAAGAAATCAGAAGGAATTACACCTTTAAAAGTCAGGGTTCTAGTTGACTATGATTCTTCACGACAAGCTATAATGTGCTTTAAATTGCATGTCAATTACTTTCATATTTTTTGAAAATATATTGTACACTTCAACAAGTACACAATTCCACCAAGACACACAGCATAGTGAATTGTTTACAACATATTCAAACTTACAGGTTTACAGTGAGCACCGTAGTAGCCCGGTGGGCAGCGACACACTCCGGGATACACACAGTTCGTCCTTCAGGCAGGCATCCTCACCCTCACACACAGCTACACACAATAATACACACGACAAATAGCACAGCAGTAAATAAGAAGGCAGAAAAAAACACCATGTCAGCATGGAGGCTGTAAAAACACAAAGGAAGGGGAGACTCACGTATGGTGCACTCTCTTCCCGCCTGACGCCATCCAGTGCAACACACCAGTTTGGATGGTTCACTAAGGGGCAATATTGAGGAACAATCAGATGAAGCATTAATAGTAGGGAAAGGCGGTTTCTTTTTGGACAGTATTATGTTACGTTATTACtgcttttgcacaatatgacccctttaataaataTATGGATTATTTTAATTTTCAAATTGCTCTTCCAAGTTAACTGGTTGAAAAACAAACATCACGAAtcaaagtttgttttttgttttttttacagtttcacaTTTAACAAATCCATATCTATAATTAATGCTCATTAACACTTAACGGGCCTTCAGCACAACAGTCCGCTAGTtcacacacaacagaatcacagttTCCATTATGTTAACTCATATCTTCATATGAAAATGACTTCATAGCCAGTAACAACTATCTGAAAGTATTTAACAAGTGTTTTGACTCGTGTTGGTGGAGTGAAACAGGACAGGAAACAACCCAAACCTGTAATCATGACAGCCTCAGCAGTGCAGGGCTGATCCAAGCTGCAAATGCTCCAAAATTATTCGTTTTCACATTAAGGGATATATGGCGTTTCTTTTTGGAATCATTTTTCCTTGGTGTTTCTGGCCTGGCATTGGTTCTTGTTGGCCTGATTACTCACAGTGATGACAATGAAACCAGTGTTCCGCCCACCGCTAAGGTGTAGCTACACTTATAGAAAACCAAAACTTCATACACAATTTAGGAGCTGTCCATCACCATGATGGACAAGGAGGCACTTGTTCAAAAAATGTTGCCTTTAAAGAGCTTCTTCAAAGATACAAGGGGTTGACTGCAGAAAAAAACTCTGATTTGCTTATTTTCGCTGTCCTGCAAACTATCAACCTTCAGGAACCATTACATGAGAGTAAGAAGGAAACGAGTGCCGGCCTGTACCTGATATTCTGGCAGACGTTCTTCCCATCAGGATCCAGAGTATTTGACAAGGACATCGAGCAGCAGAGCAGAGCGCCGAGGGCTCTGAGGAGACGTTTCATCTCCACGCAAATCCCAAAAGTCAAACCCCAGGCCACGTTTTGTCAGTACCAGATTcctctctgcttatttcagattTGTCTCCTTCCACAGGGAGACATGTgtccacccttccctgcttccacCCCTCTCTGCTGTCAGTCGTCTTACGACTCTGGTGCCGTCAGAGAGGTCAAAGCCCCATTTCCTTTTCCCTTTTCCTGAGGAAGTCAGAGCTGCTTCCTTCTATTCAGCCAGACAGAGATTTTTAAAGACAGTCACAACCTGTGCACATGAGTGAACTTTGTGCACATTCTCATACAAACACAGAGGCCTCCTTAACAGTCACCTTTTCCCAGAACACAGTGTCACCGGGGTTCTGGAAGATGACGAACAAAGACTTGGATCCCTAAGGGGTGAGGTCAAAGACCATTTTGAGCTCCTCTAAGAAAGTGTTTTTGTGTAACAGTAGAAATAAATATTAGAAAATTCCACAGTTTCATGAAAAATTCACACTTGGTTAGTCAAAAATAATGCACACTGTTACAAAAGGAGTAATAAAACAACCACCGTACCTTCGTCAGCATTCACCGCTGTGTAAGATACAGGCTGACAAGTAGCAAATTTTGAGTTTCGTATTTTTATATGATGACAGGAATACTCTCTGTGTCACAGTGATGTATACAAGAGGAAGGCTGACTTACTAAGACTTCTGACTGTCATGTAGAGACAAGCATTGCTGTAGTGTCCAaggacatacagtgcatccggaaaactgaccaaagataggtgcaccaagcttgtggcatcatattcaagaagacttgaggctgtaattgctgccaagggtgcatcaagaaagtattgagcaaaggtgtgTGAATACATAGTaggtgtaatttcttagttttttatttttaatacatttgcaaaaaaaaaaaccttttcatgttgtcattatggggtgttgtgaagagaattttgagggaaaaaaaattaatttactccattttggaataaggctctaacaaaatgtggaaaaagtgaagcgctgtgaatactttctgaatgcaccgtaGAATATCACACTTATTTTAGTGTCTCCAAAAAAGATTCTAGTCTTTGATTACCCCTTTAATATCCTCACATTTTCCAAAAATGTAGTAGATAACAATATGCTCTAAGGGGTTGAGTTGACCATTAAAGGGTTaaaaaacaaacccaaaaacaatgACATTTAATATAGAAACCATAAGACCATACTGGTAAACCCTCTGAGACATCAACCATGGTTGTTTTGAAGAGCTGAACTGAAGCTCAAGTTTGTTTGTTGCCATGTTGATGGTGCTTACATCTAAATttcagccaacccataaatgaaTAAAGAGgtgacttaaattattttaaatgagttatttaaaaaaaatttttttttatttcgccaaaatatcaaatctaggctttcaactcagacacaccttctggcaaactgtggcCGAACATTCAGGTCTTTGTAAGAAAGCCCTCCTctaaaccacttcatcatgaagctgtataactggtgatacaaaatgcatttTGACTGAAACATCCCAAGGCTAAATAAACCTCATTTAAAATGCAGAACAGAACCAGATGTGGACACAGTACACGATGTGCCCCACATAAGAAACAGCATTTATGCTGAGGACAGAACACACACAGCCGCCGGTGCTCCTGTGCCAATATGAATCAGGACCTACTGTGCTTCACCTCTGaggtctgacaggatcaggtgcaCAGTGTAACCACTGAACAGAAAGTGAGCCAGAAAACCTCCCAAACCAGTGCTTTATTTTGAGCTTTTATTTCAATAAAATTCAGCTGCATTACAATTGAGATTGTCGACTGTGTTAGAAATAAACTTTCTATTAAAAACCAGCTTACAAAAATGAATTTTACACACAGTAATGTAGGAAAATACAGTGTGGGCGTTCGCTGTTACAGTTCATTGTCTTGGATCAGTACAATACCAGCGATCTATCAGCTTTCGGAGAAAATAGAGGGGTGGCATGCAACATTGGTAATTACCTGCCCAGTTAAAGGAGGACACCACAAAAAAAGACCTGCAGTTGTCTTTATAGTTCAAACATAAAAGGGAAATTTTGCAGAACATGCTGAAATTTTCAGGATAGGTCCATAAAAATGTATACAATCCCACACTTAACGCTAtatagcctttcaaatttcactgaactgacaaaatttagtttctactgaaatccaagcattacaatgtcagtttattttgaaacctgtttcaaaattacagctcatttaatgaagagaacatatttacctgggagGAATTCCATCTGCAGGagttggcgtgtgtgtgtgtgtacgttggTGAGCTTTTGAAATGAccagaagcagtggtgggcacacttacgataatagataattatcaaagataatgttttcgttatcggattatctttttagataaatttaaaaaccatcggactaattatcttccgatgaattaccgtccgataacttttagaccgataacgtactaaactaagctaaacagtgaaaaacatttttaaaactgttaaagctgttgagacctacgtGTTAAAaatttcctaataagc
The sequence above is drawn from the Thalassophryne amazonica chromosome 4, fThaAma1.1, whole genome shotgun sequence genome and encodes:
- the LOC117508895 gene encoding rab-interacting lysosomal protein-like — its product is MKRLLRALGALLCCSMSLSNTLDPDGKNVCQNISEPSKLVCCTGWRQAGRECTIQDADQPCFTKKEVRDIIFERNELKTNLFLVQEELSYYQRQIVNEEMCSGFLLQAVKSAIKKRKTIIKAKMLGIPVNECSSDEEEKSC